In one window of Littorina saxatilis isolate snail1 linkage group LG11, US_GU_Lsax_2.0, whole genome shotgun sequence DNA:
- the LOC138979990 gene encoding myosin regulatory light chain 12A-like isoform X2: protein MSSTRSKKKQRTRTQRYTSNVFAMFNQGQIQEFKEAFNMIDQNRDGYVDKDDLFEMYTSLGKNPTEEELDVMINMAPGPINFTMFLTLFGEKLNGTDPEDVIKNAFACFDEKNAGFIGEDYLKECLMTMGDRWSEDMVDELFHGAPIKDGRFDYQEFTRTLKHGAKEKDEEGDGQGQEGQGQCSSGGQDQAAATTTAAPSE from the exons ATGTCGAGTACACGCTCCAAGAAGAAGCAGAGGACCCGAACTCAGCGATACACGTCCAATGTATTCGCCATGTTCAACCAGGGACAGATACAGGAGTTCAAG GAGGCGTTCAACATGATCGACCAGAATCGTGACGGCTACGTGGACAAAGACGACCTGTTCGAGATGTACACGTCACTGGGCAAGAACCCGACGGAGGAGGAGCTTGACGTGATGATCAACATGGCGCCCGGCCCCATCAACTTCACCATGTTCCTCACGCTCTTCGGCGAGAAGCTCAACGGCACAGACCCCGAGGACGTCATCAAGAACGCCTTCGCCTGCTTCGATGAGAAAAATGCTG GTTTTATCGGCGAGGACTACCTGAAGGAGTGCCTGATGACGATGGGAGACAGGTGGTCAGAGGACATGGTGGACGAGCTCTTCCACGGCGCTCCCATCAAGGACGGTCGCTTCGACTACCAAGAGTTCACGCGCACTCTTAAACACGGGGCCAAGGAGAAGGACGAGGAAGGTGACGGTCAAGGTcaagagggtcaaggtcaatGTTCATCGGGGGGTCAGGACCAAGCCGCTGCCACGACGACGGCGGCTCCGAGCGAGTGA
- the LOC138979990 gene encoding myosin regulatory light chain 12A-like isoform X1, whose translation MEPTDDPIKNPANLKEILDNKGQPMMSYHEKLNHRMHGRPEEQTVMHHPGILKKKNDGGEDVTVISMTGVSEEGEGEVSSPDVVDAPFMRSDQATVYQASTVKEKQPGPMVKEVTEPQSEEKDSKMSSTRSKKKQRTRTQRYTSNVFAMFNQGQIQEFKEAFNMIDQNRDGYVDKDDLFEMYTSLGKNPTEEELDVMINMAPGPINFTMFLTLFGEKLNGTDPEDVIKNAFACFDEKNAGFIGEDYLKECLMTMGDRWSEDMVDELFHGAPIKDGRFDYQEFTRTLKHGAKEKDEEGDGQGQEGQGQCSSGGQDQAAATTTAAPSE comes from the exons ATGGAACCCACCGACGATCCCATAAAGAACCCAGCCAACCTCAAAGAAATCCTGGATAACAAAGGGCAACCAATGATGTCCTACCACGAGAAATTAAACCACCGGATGCATGGCAGGCCGGAAGAGCAGACGGTGATGCATCATCCGGGCAtcctgaagaagaagaatgatggCGGCGAAGACGTGACAGTCATCAGCATGACAGGGGTGtctgaagaaggagaaggagaggtTTCATCACCTGATGTGGTTGATGCGCCGTTTATGAGATCTGACCAAGCAACAGTCTACCAAGCATCTACTGTCAAAGAAAAGCAACCGGGTCCTATGGTAAAG GAAGTTACAGAACCGCAATCAG AGGAAAAAGACAGCAAGATGTCGAGTACACGCTCCAAGAAGAAGCAGAGGACCCGAACTCAGCGATACACGTCCAATGTATTCGCCATGTTCAACCAGGGACAGATACAGGAGTTCAAG GAGGCGTTCAACATGATCGACCAGAATCGTGACGGCTACGTGGACAAAGACGACCTGTTCGAGATGTACACGTCACTGGGCAAGAACCCGACGGAGGAGGAGCTTGACGTGATGATCAACATGGCGCCCGGCCCCATCAACTTCACCATGTTCCTCACGCTCTTCGGCGAGAAGCTCAACGGCACAGACCCCGAGGACGTCATCAAGAACGCCTTCGCCTGCTTCGATGAGAAAAATGCTG GTTTTATCGGCGAGGACTACCTGAAGGAGTGCCTGATGACGATGGGAGACAGGTGGTCAGAGGACATGGTGGACGAGCTCTTCCACGGCGCTCCCATCAAGGACGGTCGCTTCGACTACCAAGAGTTCACGCGCACTCTTAAACACGGGGCCAAGGAGAAGGACGAGGAAGGTGACGGTCAAGGTcaagagggtcaaggtcaatGTTCATCGGGGGGTCAGGACCAAGCCGCTGCCACGACGACGGCGGCTCCGAGCGAGTGA